In a single window of the Coffea eugenioides isolate CCC68of chromosome 3, Ceug_1.0, whole genome shotgun sequence genome:
- the LOC113765248 gene encoding TOG array regulator of axonemal microtubules protein 2 — MALRPPDDDLPIPSERPKKQAKIAVTAEKQQPDYGVNDENKPPQATADASVDYIPSENLKPIADPEAEVRGLIEGLESKDWVKVCESLNDARRFALYHSILLLPILDRVMLVTAKAMKNPRSALCKTSIMTSSDIFTAFSDKLLEPSTSDAFDRLLLQLLLKASQDKKFVCEEADNAVKAMVESMTPLPLLRKLKTYVSHSNLRIRAKAAISISRCVSKLEPEGMKEFGLVSLIQTAAELLNDRLPEAREAARAIVASAYEALTENEEEKQQEWQSFCQSNLPAIHAQAMIKLVS, encoded by the exons ATGGCGCTGAGACCTCCTGATGATGATTTACCAATCCCATCAGAAAGACCAAAAAAGCAGGCCAAAATTGCAGTCACAGCCGAGAAACAACAGCCTGATTATGGAGTAAATGATGAAAATAAACCTCCACAGGCAACTGCTGATGCCTCCGTTGATTATATCCCTTCTGAAAATCTCAAACCTATTGCTGACCCAGAAGCCGAAGTCCGA GGACTTATTGAAGGATTGGAATCAAAAGATTGGGTGAAGGTTTGTGAATCATTAAATGATGCTAGGCGGTTCGCTCTGTATCATTCCATTCTCCTGCTGCCAATCTT GGATAGAGTTATGTTGGTGACAGCGAAGGCAATGAAGAACCCAAGAAGTGCTCTTTGCAAGACTTCTATCATGACTTCATCTGATATCTTCACAGCCTTCAGTGATAAGTTGCTGGAACCCTCCACATCTGATGCATTTGACCGGCTG CTTTTGCAGCTGCTGCTCAAAGCTTCACAAGATAAAAAGTTTGTTTGTGAAGAAGCAGACAATGCAGTGAAGGCAATGGTAGAGTCCATGACCCCTTTGCCTTTGCTCCGTAAGCTCAAAACCTATGTTAGCCATTCAAACCTAAGGATCAGAGCAAAAGCCGCAATTTCAATCTCACGCTGTGTCTCCAAGCTG GAACCGGAAGGAATGAAAGAATTTGGGTTGGTTTCTTTGATACAAACTGCTGCTGAATTGCTGAATGATAGGCTTCCTGAAGCAAGAGAAGCAGCTCGAGCCATTGTTGCTTCGGCGTATGAAGCTCTtacagaaaatgaagaagagaaGCAGCAggaatggcaaagcttttgccAATCTAATCTCCCAGCTATTCATGCACAAGCTATGATTAAACTTGTTTCTTAG
- the LOC113765247 gene encoding uncharacterized protein LOC113765247: protein MAALGSGTMATGLPHPNFAAATPILRRTPLRLVCSVPAPTPRKLTNRKNYLRQKVLKTLTKPYPSSFTVESPQKNPAIPVELKQEQVLIEQFSGDSCPATVLNELEEREMQEFREAEVREPVKLVDDRIGNVSKNSIFKYGLWLVAAFLFQTICAVWVFGSAEFEDKNSALEVDVNGKGKSNVKYLRNTELRLENGGFVYVDEDEIEKKIEEIQVMAREARARERLEREVNGFPAGDSEGEDEFGQSGIEKEVNDRLAKVRRRYKYTRGTVPVGSVDRVKENAVSEKNNLAGRQPMDDVKKDGVSEKKSLGGKEVEESLMFKKKYRFRGLSSKPSDKPKGFTGLVDHGVGKEAITSEGGGGEVLMNGSIGGDVADLVVDVRKQDLWPSDFRAGMSIRLEDGEKKQVLEAPMFQGTAEKKLMKEKDRREAEEKVGFVKSKSDGLAQERNQGKPLTNAEISRKSNILEKTDLSNEHDVLNNTGNLKSRGTENYQSASKIGQNNLESVTDCWWLRLPYVLVILMQRRLDGNGVEQGLYTLSSPYAENDSSHMVTFEDRSDATNFCYLVQSFFEDLEDFTAEIVPLSIEELKERVSSHTLKVIVVKKGQLKLYAGQPLPDVEMALRSLVGQN from the exons ATGGCTGCTCTGGGAAGCGGCACCATGGCCACGGGCCTCCCCCACCCAAATTTCGCTGCCGCCACTCCAATTCTAAGGAGGACGCCTCTCAGACTTGTTTGCTCTGTTCCAGCTCCGACCCCAAGAAAGCTCACCAACAGAAAAAACTACCTCCGCCAAAAAGTccttaaaaccctaactaaacCCTACCCCAGTTCTTTTACTGTTGAATCGCCCCAAAAAAACCCAGCTATCCCAGTCGAATTGAAACAGGAACAAGTTCTAATCGAGCAATTTTCCGGCGATTCTTGCCCTGCCACTGTTTTAAATGAGCTGGAAGAGCGGGAAATGCAAGAATTTCGAGAAGCTGAAGTTCGAGAACCTGTTAAGCTGGTGGACGATAGAATTGGTAATGTTtctaaaaattcaatttttaaatatggTTTGTGGTTAGTGGCGGCTTTTTTGTTTCAGACCATTTGTGCTGTTTGGGTATTTGGGTCAGCTGAATTTGAGGATAAAAATTCAGCCTTGGAGGTTGATGTGAATGGAAAAGGTAAATCAAACGTGAAATATCTAAGGAACACTGAATTGAGATTGGAAAATGGTGGGTTTGTTTATGTGGATGAAGATGAAATAGAGAAGAAAATTGAGGAAATACAAGTAATGGCGCGGGAGGCGAGGGCGAGGGAAAGATTGGAAAGAGAAGTTAATGGTTTTCCTGCTGGAGATAGTGAGGGAGAGGATGAGTTTGGCCAGAGTGGTATTGAGAAAGAGGTTAATGATCGACTGGCCAAAGTGAGGAGGAGGTATAAATATACTCGTGGAACAGTGCCTGTGGGATCAGTTGATCGTGTGAAGGAAAATGCGGTCAGTGAGAAGAATAATTTGGCAGGGCGACAGCCAATGGATGATGTGAAGAAAGATGGTGTGAGTGAGAAGAAAAGTTTGGGTGGGAAAGAAGTTGAAGAATCATTGATGTTTAAGAAGAAGTATAGATTTAGAGGTTTATCTAGCAAGCCGAGTGATAAACCCAAGGGTTTTACTGGTTTAGTCGATCATGGTGTTGGTAAAGAGGCAATTACTAGTGAAGGTGGTGGGGGTGAGGTGTTGATGAATGGTAGCATAGGTGGTGATGTTGCAGATTTGGTGGTTGATGTGCGCAAGCAGGACCTCTGGCCCAGTGATTTTAGAGCTGGCATGTCCATTCGTTTGGAGGATGGTGAGAAGAAACAAGTGCTGGAAGCACCTATGTTTCAAGGAACTGCTGAAAAGAAgttaatgaaagaaaaagacagAAGAGAAGCAGAAGAGAAAGTAGGCTTTGTTAAGTCCAAATCAGACG GTCTTGCACAGGAGAGAAACCAGGGAAAGCCTCTGACAAATGCTGAGATCTCAAGAAAATCAAATATTTTGGAGAAGACTGATTTATCCAATGAACATGATGTGTTGAACAATACCGGCAATTTGAAGAGCAGAGGAACTGAGAACTACCAATCAGCCTCTAAAATTGGACAGAATAACTTAGAAAGTGTGACTGATTGTTGGTGGTTGAGGCTTCCTTATGTTCTT GTTATCCTCATGCAAAGAAGACTTGATGGTAATGGTGTAGAACAAGGCCTATATACTTTGAGCAGTCCTTATGCAGAGAACGACTCATCTCACATGGTTACTTTTGAAGATCGTAGTGATGCAACCAACTTCTGTTATCTGGTGCAATCCTTCTTTGAAGATCTTGAAGATTTTACTGCTGAAATTGTTCCCTTATCAATCGAA GAACTCAAAGAACGAGTCAGTTCTCATACTTTGAAAGTAATTGTGGTGAAGAAGGGGCAGCTGAAGCTTTATGCTGGGCAACCGCTACCAGATGTGGAGATGGCCTTGAGGTCTCTGGTTGGACAAAATTGA